In Parabacteroides timonensis, the genomic stretch GCGCATTCATTGAGTTGAACCCACCGACACCAGAATCTGCAATAGCTGCTTCCGCACCACCTGTCACGATTACATTAGCTTTACCCAAACGGATATAGTTGTATGCATCGCTGATTGCATTGGTAGAAGAGGCACAAGCCGACACTGTTGCAAAGTTAGGACCACGGAATCCATAAAGCATGGAGATATGTCCGGCTGCGATATCCGAAATCATCTTTGGGATGAAAAACGGGTTGAATTTCGGTCCGATCGTATCTTTTATCTTCGCATATCCTAATACTTCTTCGTCAAATGTCTTGATACCGCCGATACCTGAAGCAAAAATAACGCCGATACGGTCCTTGTCCTCTTTGTCCAAGTCCATAGCAGCATCTTCGATTGCTTGTTTTGCGGCACTTATTGCAAATAAACTATAACGGTCACATTTACGGGCTTCCTTACGATCCATTACTGATAACGGATCGAAGCCTTTAACTTCGCATGCAAATTGTGTCTTGAATTTGGATGCATCAAACTGCGTAATAGGACCGGCTCCACTCTTCCCATTGATAATACCCTCCCATGTTTCTGCGAGGGTATTACCAAGAGGAGTAATGGCACCAAGACCTGTTACTACAACTCTTTTTAATTCCATACCTTTAATTAAAAGGATTGATTACTTCGCGTTAGCTTCGATATAAGCAACTGCGTCGCCTACTGTTGTAATCTTTTCTGCCTGATCATCAGGAATTGAAATACCGAATTCCTTTTCGAATTCCATAATCAACTCTACAGTGTCAAGAGAGTCTGCTCCTAAATCATTAGTAAAGCTTGCTTCGTTTGTAACTTCTGTTTCTTCAACACTTAATTTATCAACGATGATAGCCTTTACTCTAGATGCAACTTCAGACATAACTTTTTCAATTTAGATTAATAAATACGAATATACTTTTTAAATTTGCAGTGCAAAGAAAAGAATTTTTTATGTTACAAAACAAATTTAATGCACTAAAAATGCGGAAAACTGCACATTTTTTCTTTTCGTGTGCACTAAAACATAGGAAAATATGAAAAACGTAGCAATTTTTGCCTCCGGCTCGGGTACAAATGCCGAGAATATCGCCCGATATTTCTCTAAAAGTGAAACCGTTAAAGTGGCGGTTGTTTTGTCGAATAACAAAAAAGTGGGCGTGCATGCCCGTGTCAATAATCTCGGAATTCCTTCTTTCGTGTTTTCCCGTGAGGAATTTGTGGAAGGTTCTCCGATTCTGGCGAAATTGGCGGAATATCAGGTTGATCTGATCGTTTTAGCTGGTTTTATGAACAAGATATCGGATGCCTTATTGAAAGCCTATCCGGGAAAGATCATCAATATACATCCTGCCCTGTTGCCGAAACATGGTGGAAAAGGTATGTATGGTATGCATGTACATGAAGCTGTAGTGGCGGAAGGTGACAAAGAATCGGGTATCACCATACATTATATTAATGAGAATTATGATGAAGGGGATATTATTTTCCAGGCTAAATGTGAAGTGTTGCCTACCGACACTCCCGAAGAAGTGGCTGCAAAAGTGCATGCGCTGGAATATGCACATTATCCGCATGTGATAGAGGATATATTAAAATAACAGGAAAAGAATTTAAAAAATTAAGCCCTACTGAACATTGTGTCAGTAGGGCTTTTCGATTCATCGTGGTTTGGTCAAAAATTCATATTTAGTTGCATTACATACGTACGCGGTGCAGATACCAGCATCGGACGTGTGCAGTATTCTTTATTGAACAGGTTGTTGATCATGAACTGGAAAGAAACATCTTTCGTGATCTTCACACCAGCACGCAGGTCGACTACGCAATAGTCGGTATTCTTTTCTTTCCAGTAAGAATTAAGCGTCTGGCCGTCTACGTTACCATAAAGAAGCTGGCGGATATATTCCATTACATCCGGTTGATCCTTTTCGCGCTCGTCGACCATCAGGTAATCCACGGCCAGCATTTTACTCTTCCAGGTTACATTCATTCCGAGATTCAAACGTTTCCACTGGAAATCGAGCACTCCTTTAACGGTATGTTTCTGGCGGTATTTCAGATATTTGGAGTCGTTAGATTTTTCTTTGGCCCGGAGCGGATCGTTATACTGTGCTTCGAGTTCGTTCTTCTCCTTATAGTCTGCATCTTCCGGTTCGATGTATACGTAACCGAGGTTATAAGAAAGACGGGTATCCGGGTTAAAGTCATAGAAACCGTTGGTACTGATCTCGGCTCCGTAGATACGGGCTTTCGATACGTTATAGAACTGTGCTCCGATACCCGGCATCTGTCCTTGGGCAAGGATTCCGAGTATATCTTTTGTACTATTGGCGTATGCAAATGAATTAGGGTCAAAGAATCCGAAACGGAATTCGATCATATCTGTATACTGCGTATAGAAACCGGCAACGTCGAAGAATCCCATCAGATTGCCGAATTTATATCCTTGTTTGATACCCAGTTCAGCGTTTACTCCCTTTTCTGCTTTTACTTCATTATTCGGGAATACACCGACACCACCGATGTCTTTACGGGCATATTTCTCTGTCAGGGACGGATAACGGTAGCCTTGTCCGAAGCTGGCGCGGATGAAGCTGTAGTCTGCCAGCTGATAATTCAGTCCGGCACGGAAGATCGGTTTTACAGGTACTTTGGCTCCGAATATCTTTGTGTCGGATTCACGTAGGAAGTCATCGACGCGATAGTATTCCGCACGCATGCCGGCCGATACGCTCAGACGATCGAAAAAGCGTTGGTCGTACTGGAAGAACAGGGCGGCATTGTCGCTGTCATGGTTACCGGTGGTAACTGATGTACTGCGCATATGTTCGTAAGTAGCACCGGCCGTGATTTGCGTACCGTTATCCCATTTCTTATTGAATTGGTAATCCAGATAATAAGTATAGTTCTTGTCGATGCTGACCGGATCTGACTTCGGATCGATTGCGTTCGATAACCAGGGCACCAGGTCGGATGTGCTGCTGGGGATACCGCGTTTCATCACCCATGAAAGCAGGTCGCAGTAATCGGCGGTGGTTGCTGTCGGGAAGATTCCGTTCAATAGATTGGTCGTGCCGTTTACCAGTCCGTTGATATCACCTTGAAGAGCCGGCTGTATCAAGGGGTAGAACATGCTGTAATCACCGTTCTGTACATTCTGGACGATCCCGGCGATGGCACTGGCGTCTGTTCCCATATTACCCAGGATATCGGTGATCGACTTGCCGTTGTTCGAGCCGTCTGCAATATTATCTCCACGATAATAAAAACGTCCTTTTATCTTATGCGATGTGTTGTTGGATGGGTTTGTGAAGTTAAAGAACGGGTCGATATAGAATGTATTGGCTTCGCGTCCCATGTTCGCAATAGGAGAGGGCTGGTAAGCCTCCTTCGGAGAACGCCACAGGAAGAAGTCGGCGTATTTGTCGCTCATATAGTTTACGTTGAAACCGTAATTTACCAGATTGCCGTCTGTCATCGGCTGATGGTAAGTCAGATTACCTCCGGCCCGGAAACGTTTGTTGTAACCTTGTTCTTTATAACCTTCATCGGTGAACATATTTAATCCGGCCGACACATCGAAGTTGCCGATACGACGGGCATGTGAAAAGTCTATCCCTTCATACATCGGGTTTCTGATCCCTGAAAATACATTTTTGCGAAGGAAAGGCTCTACTTCATATTTACCTTCTTTCCAGAACGATTTGTCACTCCATTGATAGTCTTCATTGGCCGGATCGCCATAAATACCTATATATGTACGCAAGGTACTTACCGGAGTGAGGCTAGGACGTTTGGTGCGGATATTGATTACCCCGTTTAAAGCCGACGAACCGTAAAGTACTGACGAAGCACCTTTCATCACTTCCACCTGTTCGATGTTTTCAAGGGGAACGATGTTCCAGTTGATAATACCTGTCCCGGAAGTCAGGGCACTCATTCCGTCTATCAATACGAGGCTTCGGGAACCTACACCATAGGTCCAGCCGTTACCTCCACGAATGGAAGGCTGTTTGTCGTTGATATCGACTCCGGGCATTGTGTTCAGCGTAGAACTCAGGTCGGTAGGAGCCTGTTTGGCTATATCGTCCGCTTTCAGTAGATCCATTGAGACTGTTACGTTACTCAGTTTCTGTTCGAAACGTCCGGCACTGACTACTACGTCACCCAGCAAGTTCGCTTTGATACGCATCCGTACGTCGCGGGTCTTTGTCTCGTTCCGGTTGATTACTACCGGGAGCATTTCGTTTTCGTATCCTATATAGCTGAATAGTAAATCTACGCCACCTTCCGGCAGGCTGATCTGATAAAAACCGTCGGCATTTGAGACTGTTCCGTCTGTTTCTCCGCTCAGTCTTTTATAAGTAATATTGACACCGGCCAGCGGTTCGTTCGTTTCCTGATCGTAAATGTACCCTTTCATTATTTGCCCGAAAGCAGGCCCTGTTAAAAAGGTTAGTAGGAATGCTATTACATATAACTTTTTCATTTCTATCATTTTTATTTGTTATAGTGTCTGTTTTTCTTTGGTCAGCATCATACCCAGTTCGAGTGTTTGTGCCTGTTGCAGGCTTCCGCTCAACATGTCGAGTATGGTTCCGATCATCGGGCCCATCGGTCCGTTCAGGATATCTTCGGGAAGAAGTCCTTTTACTAAAGAAAGGAGGGGAATGAATGCTGCTATTTCTTCCTTATCGAGGAACATGAAAATATCACCTTTGTAAGCGATCAGACTGCCCATATTATTGTAAGGGACTTCTGAGTTTTTACGGATAGTCATTTTAATACCAGTGGTGCTCCATTTATTGAGCTGCTGGTAAACGGCTGCAAGAACAGCCGGGTCCAGACTGCTATCTGCTTTGGTTTTATTTTGCTGGATCTGGTAAAGGATCATATCTACATTGGGAACGATATAAAGTTCGGAATCGTCTTTTACATAATAAGAAGCCAGATTGATAGGGGAAGAGATCCAGTCGCTTTCTTTTCTGTCGGGAGCAGCATTCAGCAGGTCGGCAAGTGCCTTACCTTCAGGCATGGTTCCA encodes the following:
- the fabF gene encoding beta-ketoacyl-ACP synthase II; this encodes MELKRVVVTGLGAITPLGNTLAETWEGIINGKSGAGPITQFDASKFKTQFACEVKGFDPLSVMDRKEARKCDRYSLFAISAAKQAIEDAAMDLDKEDKDRIGVIFASGIGGIKTFDEEVLGYAKIKDTIGPKFNPFFIPKMISDIAAGHISMLYGFRGPNFATVSACASSTNAISDAYNYIRLGKANVIVTGGAEAAIADSGVGGFNSMNALSTRNDSPETASRPFSASRDGFVMGEGGACLILEEMEHALARGAKIYAEIAGTGMSADAYHLTASHPDGLGAKLVMRNALEDAEMTPEEIDYINVHGTSTPVGDISEVKAIKDVFGDHAYKLNISSTKSMTGHLLGAAGAIEAMLCIMAIKDGIIPPTINHADGDDDPEIDYKLNFTFNKAQKREIRAALSNTFGFGGHNACAIVKKFVK
- a CDS encoding acyl carrier protein encodes the protein MSEVASRVKAIIVDKLSVEETEVTNEASFTNDLGADSLDTVELIMEFEKEFGISIPDDQAEKITTVGDAVAYIEANAK
- the purN gene encoding phosphoribosylglycinamide formyltransferase — encoded protein: MKNVAIFASGSGTNAENIARYFSKSETVKVAVVLSNNKKVGVHARVNNLGIPSFVFSREEFVEGSPILAKLAEYQVDLIVLAGFMNKISDALLKAYPGKIINIHPALLPKHGGKGMYGMHVHEAVVAEGDKESGITIHYINENYDEGDIIFQAKCEVLPTDTPEEVAAKVHALEYAHYPHVIEDILK
- a CDS encoding TonB-dependent receptor: MKKLYVIAFLLTFLTGPAFGQIMKGYIYDQETNEPLAGVNITYKRLSGETDGTVSNADGFYQISLPEGGVDLLFSYIGYENEMLPVVINRNETKTRDVRMRIKANLLGDVVVSAGRFEQKLSNVTVSMDLLKADDIAKQAPTDLSSTLNTMPGVDINDKQPSIRGGNGWTYGVGSRSLVLIDGMSALTSGTGIINWNIVPLENIEQVEVMKGASSVLYGSSALNGVINIRTKRPSLTPVSTLRTYIGIYGDPANEDYQWSDKSFWKEGKYEVEPFLRKNVFSGIRNPMYEGIDFSHARRIGNFDVSAGLNMFTDEGYKEQGYNKRFRAGGNLTYHQPMTDGNLVNYGFNVNYMSDKYADFFLWRSPKEAYQPSPIANMGREANTFYIDPFFNFTNPSNNTSHKIKGRFYYRGDNIADGSNNGKSITDILGNMGTDASAIAGIVQNVQNGDYSMFYPLIQPALQGDINGLVNGTTNLLNGIFPTATTADYCDLLSWVMKRGIPSSTSDLVPWLSNAIDPKSDPVSIDKNYTYYLDYQFNKKWDNGTQITAGATYEHMRSTSVTTGNHDSDNAALFFQYDQRFFDRLSVSAGMRAEYYRVDDFLRESDTKIFGAKVPVKPIFRAGLNYQLADYSFIRASFGQGYRYPSLTEKYARKDIGGVGVFPNNEVKAEKGVNAELGIKQGYKFGNLMGFFDVAGFYTQYTDMIEFRFGFFDPNSFAYANSTKDILGILAQGQMPGIGAQFYNVSKARIYGAEISTNGFYDFNPDTRLSYNLGYVYIEPEDADYKEKNELEAQYNDPLRAKEKSNDSKYLKYRQKHTVKGVLDFQWKRLNLGMNVTWKSKMLAVDYLMVDEREKDQPDVMEYIRQLLYGNVDGQTLNSYWKEKNTDYCVVDLRAGVKITKDVSFQFMINNLFNKEYCTRPMLVSAPRTYVMQLNMNF